Within the Taeniopygia guttata chromosome 1, bTaeGut7.mat, whole genome shotgun sequence genome, the region cagccaggggatgTGGCCCCACGCCCGGGGCTGGCCccagcaggaggggacagccaggggatgTGGCCCCACGGGcacccctccctgcccagcgcCGACGAGCGCTTCGGAGGCTCCATGGAGACCAACGCGGTGCTGCGCTCCGACGGGCACATCATGTGGGACTCGCCCGCCATCACCAAGAGCTCCTGCAAGGTGGACGTGTCCTACTTCCCCTTCGACGGGCAGCAGTGCCGCCTCACCTTCGGCTCCTGGACCTACAACGGGAACCAGATCGACCTCCGCAACCAGCTGGACAGCGGGGACCTGACGGACTTCGTGGAGAACGTGGAGTGGGAGGTGCTGGGCATGCCGGCCACGAGGAACGTCATCACCTACGGCTGCTGCTCCGAGCCCTACCCCGACGTCACCTACACCCTGCTCCTGCGCCGCCGCGCCTCCTTCTACATCTTCaacctgctcctgccctgcatcATGGTCTCCTTCCTGGCGCCCCTGGGCTTCTACCTGCCGGCCGACTCGGGGGAGAAGGTGTCGCTGGGGGTGACGGTGCTGCTGGCCCTCACCGTGTTCCAGCTGCTGGTGGCCGAGAGCATGCCCCCCTCGGAGAGCGTCCCGCTGATCGGTgagcccgggccgggctccgtgccggggctggggcagggcttgGCACGGGGGGGAGCCGGGGCCCGCCGTGCCCCCTGCCAGCGCCCGCTGCCCCCACAGGCAAGTACTACATCGCCACCATGACCATGATCACGGCCTCCACCGCGCTCACCATCTTCATCATGAACGTGCACCACTGCGGGCCGGGGGCCCGGCCCGTGCCCCCCTGGGCACGCCGGCTCATCCTGCAGCACCTGGCGCGGCTCTGCTGCGTGCACGAGGTGGGCGAGAGCTGCAAGAGCCCCCAGCGGGCCCCGGCCGGGCGGGCAGCCGCGGGGGATGCGGGGGCAGCGGGGCAAAGCCCCGGGGAGGGGCGG harbors:
- the CHRNA10 gene encoding neuronal acetylcholine receptor subunit alpha-10 isoform X1 → MEPAARLCLALCLAAVLPAPGCRGAPGRFAYKLLHDLFANYSSALRPVEDTDRALNVTLKVTLAQIIDMDERNQVLTCYLWVRQTWLDAHLTWDKDEYGGIDSIRIPSSYVWRPDIILYNNADERFGGSMETNAVLRSDGHIMWDSPAITKSSCKVDVSYFPFDGQQCRLTFGSWTYNGNQIDLRNQLDSGDLTDFVENVEWEVLGMPATRNVITYGCCSEPYPDVTYTLLLRRRASFYIFNLLLPCIMVSFLAPLGFYLPADSGEKVSLGVTVLLALTVFQLLVAESMPPSESVPLIGKYYIATMTMITASTALTIFIMNVHHCGPGARPVPPWARRLILQHLARLCCVHEVGESCKSPQRAPAGRAAAGDAGAAGQSPGEGRAGTEVRGCPWDHCLCHHDALLSNVGYLAGCFRRHRANQRRTGEWKKVAKVMDRFFMWVFFLMVFLMSVLVLGNAA
- the CHRNA10 gene encoding neuronal acetylcholine receptor subunit alpha-10 isoform X2, encoding MPATRNVITYGCCSEPYPDVTYTLLLRRRASFYIFNLLLPCIMVSFLAPLGFYLPADSGEKVSLGVTVLLALTVFQLLVAESMPPSESVPLIGKYYIATMTMITASTALTIFIMNVHHCGPGARPVPPWARRLILQHLARLCCVHEVGESCKSPQRAPAGRAAAGDAGAAGQSPGEGRAGTEVRGCPWDHCLCHHDALLSNVGYLAGCFRRHRANQRRTGEWKKVAKVMDRFFMWVFFLMVFLMSVLVLGNAA